The proteins below are encoded in one region of Pontibacter deserti:
- the cmk gene encoding (d)CMP kinase: MKKIVIALDGHSSCGKSTTAKQVAAELGYAYIDTGAMYRAVTLYFLDHHVSLTNPKEIKDALNNIDITFHYNPKTQRNETYLNGLNVEDEIRKMYISNQVSEVSVVPEVRRAMVAQQQKMGKRRGVVMDGRDIGTAVFPDAEVKIFMTADVDTRAKRRQQELLVKNQLVNLNDIKENLKKRDHIDSTRAESPLRRADDADLLDTSHMTIDEQVEFVMHKVASKLLEQKYTVEQN; the protein is encoded by the coding sequence ATGAAGAAAATCGTGATCGCGTTAGATGGCCATTCATCGTGCGGCAAAAGCACAACGGCCAAGCAGGTGGCAGCCGAACTAGGCTACGCCTACATTGATACCGGTGCCATGTACCGGGCGGTTACGCTATACTTCCTCGATCATCATGTGTCCCTTACAAATCCGAAAGAAATAAAGGATGCACTAAACAACATCGACATCACGTTCCATTATAATCCTAAAACACAGCGCAACGAAACGTACCTGAACGGTCTGAACGTGGAAGATGAGATACGCAAAATGTATATCTCAAACCAGGTGAGTGAAGTAAGCGTGGTGCCGGAAGTGCGACGTGCCATGGTGGCGCAGCAGCAGAAAATGGGCAAGCGCCGTGGAGTGGTAATGGATGGCCGTGACATTGGTACCGCTGTTTTCCCGGATGCCGAAGTAAAGATATTTATGACTGCTGACGTAGATACCAGAGCGAAGCGCCGCCAGCAGGAGCTGTTGGTTAAAAACCAGCTGGTAAACCTGAATGATATAAAAGAGAATCTTAAAAAGCGCGACCATATAGACTCTACAAGAGCTGAGAGCCCGTTGCGTCGTGCTGATGATGCCGATCTGCTGGATACTTCCCACATGACGATTGATGAGCAGGTGGAATTTGTAATGCATAAGGTGGCATCTAAGTTGCTTGAACAAAAGTATACTGTAGAGCAGAATTAA
- the rny gene encoding ribonuclease Y: MPDILSILITAIVALAVGVYIGRMLLQKVYKQQEVAARQKAKAIIREAEINAEAIKKDRMLEAKEKFLKLKSEFEEESNKKKNIIIQNENKVKQREQHVTKQMEDNKRRENELHKEKEALNLQLEHLHKRKEEVENQHKEVVAQLEKIAGLTASEAREQLVEALKSEATTQASSHIKDIVAQAKLTATKEAKKIVIETIQRTAAEHAIENCVSVFNIESDDIKGKIIGREGRNIRALEAATGVEIIVDDTPEAIIISGFDPVRREIARLSLHRLVADGRIHPARIEEVVAKTRKNIEEEIVEIGERTAIDLGIHGLHPELIKMVGRMRFRSSYGQNLLQHSREVANLCATMAAELGLNVKHAKRAGLLHDIGKVTPDEPELPHAIIGMELAKKYKEHPDICNAIGAHHDEIEMTAMISPLIQACDAISGSRPGARREIMESYIKRLKELEEAAISFEGVNQCYAIQAGRELRIMVDADNVTDEKAAQLSFDISQKIEKEMQYPGQIKITVIREMRAISYAK; encoded by the coding sequence ATGCCCGATATTCTATCCATTTTAATCACAGCCATTGTGGCGCTCGCTGTGGGCGTTTACATTGGGCGTATGCTGCTGCAGAAAGTGTACAAGCAGCAGGAGGTAGCTGCACGCCAGAAAGCTAAGGCTATTATTCGCGAAGCGGAGATAAACGCTGAGGCCATCAAAAAAGACCGCATGCTGGAAGCAAAGGAGAAATTCCTGAAGCTGAAGTCGGAGTTTGAAGAAGAGTCAAACAAGAAGAAGAACATTATCATCCAGAATGAGAACAAGGTAAAGCAGCGTGAGCAGCATGTTACCAAGCAGATGGAAGATAACAAGCGTCGTGAGAACGAGCTGCACAAAGAAAAAGAAGCCCTTAACCTGCAACTGGAGCACCTGCACAAGCGCAAAGAAGAGGTAGAGAACCAGCACAAAGAGGTTGTTGCGCAGCTAGAGAAAATTGCCGGCCTTACCGCATCTGAAGCCCGCGAGCAGCTGGTAGAAGCTCTGAAAAGCGAAGCCACCACGCAGGCATCATCCCACATCAAAGACATTGTAGCGCAAGCCAAATTAACTGCTACCAAAGAAGCCAAAAAGATCGTTATCGAAACCATTCAGCGCACGGCTGCTGAGCATGCCATTGAGAACTGCGTTTCAGTATTCAACATCGAGAGCGACGATATTAAAGGTAAGATCATTGGTCGTGAAGGCCGTAACATCCGTGCCCTTGAAGCTGCCACCGGCGTTGAAATTATAGTTGACGATACCCCTGAGGCAATCATTATTTCTGGTTTCGACCCTGTTCGCCGAGAAATTGCACGTCTGTCGTTGCACCGCCTGGTAGCAGATGGTCGTATTCACCCGGCCCGTATTGAGGAGGTGGTTGCCAAAACCCGCAAAAACATTGAAGAAGAGATTGTTGAGATTGGTGAGCGTACAGCCATTGATCTAGGTATACATGGTCTGCACCCTGAACTGATCAAGATGGTTGGCCGTATGCGCTTCCGTTCGTCTTATGGCCAGAATTTGCTGCAGCACTCGCGTGAGGTAGCCAACCTTTGCGCTACCATGGCTGCTGAACTTGGCCTGAACGTGAAACACGCGAAACGTGCCGGCTTACTACACGATATTGGTAAAGTAACCCCAGACGAACCGGAATTGCCACACGCGATCATCGGTATGGAGCTAGCCAAGAAGTACAAAGAGCACCCAGATATCTGTAACGCCATTGGTGCCCACCACGACGAAATTGAAATGACAGCGATGATCTCTCCGCTGATCCAGGCATGCGATGCTATCTCCGGTTCAAGACCAGGTGCACGTCGCGAGATCATGGAGTCGTACATCAAGCGTCTGAAAGAATTGGAAGAAGCTGCTATCTCTTTTGAAGGAGTTAACCAGTGCTACGCTATTCAGGCAGGTCGTGAGCTTCGCATTATGGTGGATGCTGATAATGTAACAGACGAAAAAGCTGCACAGCTGTCGTTTGATATTTCGCAGAAGATCGAGAAGGAAATGCAATATCCTGGTCAGATCAAGATCACGGTTATCCGTGAGATGAGAGCGATCAGCTACGCGAAGTAA
- a CDS encoding sulfite exporter TauE/SafE family protein, whose amino-acid sequence MEELLIFFIGILVSGFGTVIGFGGGVFMVPILIIFFGYNIEIAIGSTMAALVPASFIASVFNLRDRTIDYLVGTLIQLPAIAGTVLGAFMVAFLPVLKLQLIFALFVIAVGFAMVIPAKQKATTNHAGMMYRMRRVPTTFIRKNRAKHLAYRLNGGVVSTLGFASGIMAGLFGIGGGFVQTPMMIKLFKIPAQIATSTSLFILVITSFTGFITHFLLGNVLWSRCLPLIAAFALGALGGNLYKQTRGKLTNMETMIGIGLFMAGLGVLLNLAVKSKVGIGFSF is encoded by the coding sequence ATGGAAGAATTACTTATATTCTTTATTGGTATACTTGTCAGCGGTTTCGGAACGGTTATCGGGTTTGGTGGTGGTGTTTTTATGGTGCCCATCCTGATCATCTTCTTCGGTTACAACATCGAGATCGCTATTGGCTCCACGATGGCGGCACTGGTACCAGCCTCCTTTATTGCTTCCGTCTTTAACCTCCGCGACAGAACTATAGATTACCTGGTAGGCACATTAATTCAGCTGCCGGCAATAGCAGGCACGGTACTGGGGGCTTTTATGGTGGCGTTTCTCCCGGTGCTTAAACTGCAGCTTATTTTTGCTCTTTTTGTGATAGCCGTCGGCTTTGCAATGGTTATACCTGCCAAACAGAAAGCTACTACCAACCATGCAGGTATGATGTACCGGATGCGTCGTGTGCCAACAACCTTTATCCGCAAAAACAGAGCGAAGCACCTGGCTTACAGGTTAAATGGCGGCGTTGTTTCTACGCTGGGATTTGCCTCAGGTATAATGGCAGGTTTATTCGGGATAGGTGGTGGATTTGTACAAACACCCATGATGATAAAACTCTTTAAAATTCCTGCCCAGATCGCTACCTCCACTTCCTTATTCATACTTGTTATTACGAGCTTTACAGGTTTCATCACGCACTTCCTGTTAGGCAATGTTCTTTGGAGTCGCTGCCTTCCTTTGATTGCAGCATTTGCCCTTGGCGCTTTGGGGGGCAACCTGTACAAACAAACACGCGGCAAACTAACCAACATGGAAACTATGATCGGGATCGGACTTTTTATGGCTGGCTTAGGAGTGCTGCTCAACCTGGCCGTTAAATCAAAAGTGGGTATAGGTTTCTCTTTTTAA
- the sucD gene encoding succinate--CoA ligase subunit alpha: MSVLVNKDSKVIVQGFTGSEGSFHASQMIEYGTNVVGGVTPGKGGQNHLDLPVFNTVADAVKKTGADVSIIFVPPAFAADAIMEAADAGIKVIVAITEGIPVKDMVAAKNYIKNKNVTLIGPNCPGVITPGEAKVGIMPGFVFKPGRIGIVSKSGTLTYEAADQIVKAGLGISTAIGIGGDPIIGTPTKDAVQLLMEDPETDAIVMIGEIGGNYEAMAAKYISETGNKKPVVGFIAGQTAPAGRRMGHAGAIVGGADDTAAAKMKIMRENGIHVVESPAEIGEAMVAALQQAGINA, from the coding sequence ATGAGTGTTTTAGTAAATAAAGATTCGAAAGTGATCGTACAGGGCTTTACCGGCTCAGAAGGTTCTTTCCATGCATCTCAGATGATCGAGTACGGCACAAACGTAGTTGGTGGTGTTACTCCAGGCAAAGGTGGCCAGAACCACTTAGACCTTCCGGTTTTCAATACAGTGGCTGACGCAGTAAAGAAAACAGGTGCTGATGTATCTATCATTTTCGTACCACCGGCTTTTGCTGCTGACGCTATCATGGAAGCTGCTGACGCGGGTATTAAAGTTATTGTGGCTATTACAGAAGGTATACCTGTAAAAGACATGGTGGCTGCTAAAAACTACATCAAAAATAAAAATGTAACCCTGATCGGCCCTAACTGCCCGGGTGTTATCACGCCAGGCGAGGCTAAGGTTGGTATCATGCCAGGTTTCGTGTTCAAGCCAGGTCGTATCGGTATCGTTTCTAAATCTGGTACGCTTACTTACGAAGCTGCCGACCAGATCGTGAAAGCTGGTTTAGGTATCTCTACTGCTATCGGTATCGGTGGTGACCCGATTATTGGTACGCCTACAAAAGATGCAGTACAGTTATTGATGGAAGATCCTGAAACAGACGCTATCGTGATGATCGGTGAGATTGGTGGTAACTACGAAGCCATGGCTGCGAAATACATCAGCGAAACTGGTAACAAGAAGCCAGTAGTTGGTTTTATCGCTGGCCAGACTGCTCCTGCTGGTCGTCGTATGGGTCATGCGGGTGCTATAGTTGGTGGTGCTGATGATACAGCTGCTGCTAAAATGAAGATCATGCGTGAGAACGGTATCCATGTAGTGGAGTCTCCGGCTGAAATTGGTGAAGCTATGGTAGCTGCACTTCAGCAGGCTGGTATCAACGCATAG
- a CDS encoding DUF4349 domain-containing protein: MPKESQLQHLQQIEDKLRKLLSRYADVQQQLSSAREEIKLLETQLDEKDQQIKNFQNQENIVKIVDTIAGNPANSTELKLKLNEYIREIDKCIAYLRD; the protein is encoded by the coding sequence ATGCCAAAGGAATCGCAACTGCAACATCTACAGCAGATTGAAGATAAGCTGAGAAAACTACTTAGTCGCTACGCAGATGTGCAGCAGCAGCTAAGTAGTGCCCGCGAAGAAATAAAACTCCTGGAAACACAGCTGGACGAGAAAGATCAGCAAATAAAAAATTTTCAAAATCAGGAGAATATTGTTAAAATTGTAGACACGATAGCAGGAAACCCTGCAAATTCGACTGAGTTAAAGCTCAAGCTAAACGAATATATCAGAGAAATTGATAAGTGTATTGCTTACCTGCGCGACTAA
- a CDS encoding carboxymuconolactone decarboxylase family protein — protein sequence MLTATQETKFDLLRDLGLSEESKFLPLEKLTEIESRYLRDLRVNLKTAIAGESLNPKEAYLVALAAATNEKNDVLSKAFEEKALENGAEQGEIAEAIACASLLATNNILYRFRHFAHKDIYEQLPARVKMNIMANPVLGKEFFELVSLAVSAINGCERCVNAHEASVLKLGATEGRIFDAIRVAAVVAGLGKIIK from the coding sequence ATGCTAACTGCAACTCAAGAAACAAAATTCGACTTACTCCGCGACCTGGGCCTTTCAGAAGAAAGTAAGTTCCTTCCACTGGAGAAACTGACAGAAATTGAATCAAGATACCTGCGCGACCTGCGCGTGAACCTCAAAACTGCTATTGCCGGCGAATCGCTTAATCCTAAAGAGGCTTACCTGGTTGCCCTCGCGGCAGCTACCAATGAAAAGAACGATGTGTTAAGCAAGGCTTTTGAAGAAAAGGCGTTGGAAAATGGCGCTGAGCAAGGTGAAATAGCAGAAGCTATTGCCTGCGCTTCATTACTGGCTACTAATAACATTTTATACCGCTTCCGCCACTTTGCCCATAAAGATATCTATGAGCAGCTGCCTGCCCGTGTGAAGATGAACATTATGGCTAACCCGGTTTTAGGTAAAGAATTCTTTGAACTGGTGAGCCTGGCAGTTTCTGCAATTAATGGCTGTGAGCGCTGTGTAAATGCCCACGAAGCGTCGGTTCTGAAGTTAGGTGCCACCGAAGGCCGTATTTTTGATGCTATTCGGGTAGCCGCTGTAGTGGCTGGCCTTGGCAAGATCATCAAGTAA
- a CDS encoding Dps family protein, producing MTKLTNIGLQKEDSQQIADKLNELLANYHLYYQNLRGFHWNIKGVNFFQLHSKFEELYNTALVRIDAIAERILTIGQQPLHTFSDYVRVSSIQEAANLSTDKETVTATHQNLTVILSLEREIMSLAAETGDEGTVGLISEDINEIEKTLWMLNAFLS from the coding sequence ATGACTAAGCTAACAAACATCGGTTTACAGAAAGAAGATTCGCAACAGATAGCTGACAAATTAAACGAGCTATTAGCCAACTACCACCTGTACTACCAGAATCTGCGTGGCTTCCATTGGAATATAAAAGGGGTAAACTTCTTCCAGTTGCATTCCAAGTTCGAGGAACTATACAACACTGCTCTGGTGCGCATCGATGCTATTGCTGAGCGTATTCTAACTATAGGTCAGCAGCCGCTGCACACTTTCTCAGACTATGTGCGTGTTTCCTCTATACAAGAAGCCGCTAACCTGAGCACTGACAAGGAAACAGTTACTGCCACCCACCAGAACCTGACAGTTATACTTTCGCTGGAGCGCGAGATTATGAGCCTGGCTGCCGAAACCGGCGATGAAGGTACTGTTGGCCTGATAAGTGAAGACATCAACGAGATAGAGAAAACACTCTGGATGCTGAACGCCTTCCTGAGCTAA
- the ade gene encoding adenine deaminase: MQAAYTVSGRIIDIHNKEIFEGTVHVANGRISKIVREATNATNYILPGFVDAHVHVESSMLVPCEFARLAVVHGTVATISDPHEIGNVLGVKGVEYMIENGKKTPFKFYFGAPSCVPATPFETAGAEITAADIEELFKRDEIVYLAEMMNWPGVLHRDPVVMEKIELAKKYGKAVDGHAPGLMGEQAKLYASAGITTDHECFTAEEALDKLAVDMKILIREGSAAKNFEALIPLLPQHYQNIMFCSDDKHPDNLVEGHINLLVKRALAKGNDLFHVLQAASINPVEHYKLNVGLLRENDPADFILVDDLDNFNVLATYINGEMVAEKGKSNIAFTESETINNFNTSPKTPEQFAVPSADAHKIRVIEAFDGQLITKEGIVEPKIENGFIVSDVANDILKMTVVNRYEEAEPAVAFIKNIGIKQGAIASSVGHDSHNIIAVGVDDESITRAVNLIIEAKGGVSAVDGDREQLLPLPVAGIMSAEDGYKVAEAYSGIDKMSKEMGSNLASPFMTLSFMALLVIPSLKLSDKGLFNGDTFSFVPLIKA; the protein is encoded by the coding sequence ATGCAGGCAGCCTACACCGTTTCCGGACGTATTATAGATATACACAACAAAGAGATATTTGAAGGTACAGTTCATGTTGCAAACGGCCGCATTTCTAAAATAGTTCGTGAAGCTACCAATGCCACAAATTATATTTTACCCGGTTTTGTAGATGCCCACGTGCACGTAGAAAGCTCTATGCTGGTGCCTTGTGAGTTTGCCCGACTGGCTGTAGTACATGGCACTGTAGCTACCATTTCTGACCCGCACGAGATAGGCAATGTACTGGGCGTGAAAGGTGTGGAATACATGATAGAGAACGGTAAAAAAACTCCTTTCAAATTTTACTTCGGAGCGCCATCGTGTGTACCAGCTACTCCTTTCGAGACGGCCGGTGCCGAGATAACGGCTGCCGACATAGAAGAATTGTTTAAGCGCGACGAAATTGTATACTTAGCCGAGATGATGAACTGGCCCGGCGTGCTGCACCGCGACCCGGTGGTGATGGAGAAGATAGAGCTGGCTAAAAAGTATGGCAAAGCAGTTGATGGCCACGCTCCCGGTTTGATGGGCGAGCAAGCCAAACTATATGCATCTGCCGGCATCACTACCGACCACGAATGCTTTACCGCCGAAGAAGCGCTGGACAAACTGGCTGTAGATATGAAGATACTGATACGCGAAGGCAGCGCCGCCAAGAACTTCGAAGCACTAATACCTTTACTGCCGCAACACTACCAGAATATCATGTTCTGCTCCGACGACAAGCACCCGGACAACTTAGTTGAAGGCCACATTAACCTGCTGGTAAAGCGCGCGCTGGCAAAAGGCAACGACCTGTTTCATGTATTGCAGGCGGCAAGTATAAACCCTGTTGAGCACTATAAACTAAACGTAGGCCTGCTCCGCGAAAACGATCCTGCTGATTTTATACTTGTAGACGACCTGGATAACTTTAATGTGCTGGCCACTTACATTAATGGTGAAATGGTTGCTGAGAAGGGCAAGTCCAATATTGCATTTACTGAGAGTGAAACCATAAATAACTTTAATACGAGCCCTAAAACGCCGGAGCAATTTGCCGTACCTTCCGCAGATGCTCACAAAATAAGAGTAATTGAAGCTTTTGACGGGCAGCTGATAACCAAAGAAGGTATAGTTGAACCGAAGATCGAGAATGGATTTATAGTTTCGGATGTGGCCAACGATATACTGAAAATGACCGTGGTGAATCGTTATGAAGAAGCTGAGCCTGCTGTAGCATTCATCAAAAATATAGGCATAAAGCAGGGTGCTATCGCTTCCTCGGTAGGGCACGATTCGCATAACATTATAGCCGTTGGCGTGGATGATGAAAGTATAACCAGAGCTGTAAATCTTATCATTGAGGCTAAAGGTGGTGTATCGGCGGTTGACGGAGATCGGGAGCAATTACTACCATTGCCGGTAGCCGGCATTATGTCTGCCGAAGATGGATATAAGGTAGCTGAGGCTTACTCAGGTATAGATAAGATGAGCAAAGAGATGGGCAGCAACCTGGCCTCCCCGTTCATGACGCTTTCGTTTATGGCTCTGCTGGTTATCCCTTCCCTTAAGTTAAGTGATAAAGGATTATTTAACGGCGATACCTTTTCGTTCGTACCACTTATTAAAGCATAA
- a CDS encoding response regulator: MKKLSGILLIDDDETTNFLNERLLDRMQITEHVHTFINGKQAFDYLYNVSNNNYDPGSSEYFKPEMIFLDINMPVMDGFEMLDLYERLNQDFREGIVMVVLTTSTHPQDTDIVNKYSAEYITKPLTADKMDKLLQKYFPSERADKV; encoded by the coding sequence ATGAAAAAACTCTCCGGTATACTACTCATCGATGATGATGAAACAACAAACTTTCTAAACGAGCGCCTGCTGGACAGGATGCAGATAACCGAGCACGTTCATACTTTTATAAATGGAAAGCAGGCTTTTGATTACCTGTATAATGTCAGCAATAATAACTACGACCCTGGCAGCTCAGAGTATTTTAAACCGGAAATGATATTCCTGGATATCAACATGCCGGTGATGGATGGTTTTGAAATGCTGGACCTTTACGAACGCCTTAACCAGGACTTTAGAGAAGGGATTGTAATGGTAGTGCTGACTACTTCTACCCACCCTCAGGATACTGATATAGTCAATAAATACTCGGCGGAATATATTACCAAACCACTTACAGCCGATAAAATGGATAAGCTGCTACAAAAGTATTTCCCAAGCGAAAGAGCGGATAAAGTATAG
- a CDS encoding hydrogen peroxide-inducible genes activator: MTLVQLEYLIAVDTHRHFATAAEHCFVTQPTLSMQLQKLEEELGVQLFDRSRVPVRPTEVGKEIIAQARIVIAEAKKIQELVQNQKQELSGELRIGVIPTLAPYLMPLFITSFLEKYPHVRVVVQELLTNEIIEKLNHELLDVGLLVTPLDNRNIKELPLFYEAFMVYVNPNHQLAKQKEINPAELLPDDLWVLNEGHCFRSQVLNICNRGGKVGGSEGANFDYRSGSLETLKRIVETQHGLTLLPELSVLEMPDDKKKLVRSFSEPQPMREVSLVVHKSFLKKRLIEVLQKEIIDSVPESIVKRQKQKVIGIS; encoded by the coding sequence ATGACCTTAGTACAACTGGAATACCTGATAGCTGTGGATACCCACAGGCATTTTGCCACAGCCGCAGAGCATTGTTTTGTGACTCAGCCTACACTAAGTATGCAGTTGCAGAAATTGGAAGAAGAACTGGGTGTACAGCTATTTGATAGAAGTCGGGTACCGGTAAGACCAACAGAAGTAGGAAAGGAAATTATTGCGCAGGCACGCATTGTAATAGCAGAAGCTAAAAAGATACAGGAACTGGTTCAGAACCAGAAGCAGGAACTGAGCGGCGAATTGCGCATTGGGGTTATACCTACACTGGCACCATACCTGATGCCTCTTTTTATCACCAGTTTTTTAGAGAAGTATCCACATGTGAGAGTTGTGGTGCAGGAGCTACTTACAAATGAAATTATAGAAAAACTAAACCATGAATTGCTGGATGTAGGCCTGCTGGTAACGCCACTCGATAACAGGAATATAAAAGAGCTACCCCTGTTTTACGAAGCTTTTATGGTGTATGTAAATCCAAATCACCAGCTGGCAAAACAAAAAGAGATAAACCCTGCAGAGTTACTGCCAGACGACTTATGGGTACTGAACGAAGGCCATTGCTTCCGAAGCCAGGTACTTAACATCTGTAACCGGGGAGGCAAAGTTGGCGGTTCTGAAGGCGCAAACTTTGATTACAGAAGTGGCTCTCTGGAAACACTGAAACGTATTGTAGAAACTCAGCACGGACTTACACTACTTCCGGAGTTGTCTGTGCTGGAAATGCCGGATGATAAAAAGAAACTGGTACGATCATTCAGTGAGCCACAACCTATGCGCGAAGTAAGCCTGGTAGTGCACAAAAGTTTCCTGAAGAAAAGATTGATAGAAGTTCTGCAGAAAGAAATAATTGATTCAGTGCCAGAAAGTATAGTTAAGCGGCAGAAGCAAAAGGTGATAGGTATAAGTTAG
- a CDS encoding cell division protein ZapA, with translation MSELSIKIRIAEREYPMRVKEEEEERLRLVGKLLNERLKFFKDQFGIQDKQDLLAMVAFETMVEKLKLEEDKNKHLSKVGQQLNVLDDLLSSVK, from the coding sequence ATGAGTGAATTATCAATTAAGATTCGCATCGCAGAACGCGAGTATCCGATGCGGGTAAAGGAAGAAGAAGAAGAAAGACTTCGCTTAGTAGGCAAGTTGCTGAACGAGCGGCTAAAGTTCTTTAAAGACCAGTTCGGTATCCAGGATAAGCAGGATCTGCTGGCTATGGTTGCATTTGAGACCATGGTAGAGAAACTAAAACTGGAGGAGGACAAGAACAAGCATCTTTCAAAGGTAGGCCAGCAGCTTAACGTGCTGGATGATCTTCTGTCGTCGGTAAAGTAG
- a CDS encoding peroxiredoxin, translated as MTQNRILSVGSTFPAFTKQAVVSLEKGKEFADLTSEDHKINDQWMVMFWWPKDFTFVCPTEIAEFNKNYDEFRDRDAMLIGASTDSEFVHLAWRLNHEDLNKLRFPMLADTSKSLAEELGILEANEKVAYRVTYIVDPQGIIRWVSLNDLSVGRNVAEVLRVLDALQTDELCPCNWKKGEETIAV; from the coding sequence ATGACACAGAACAGAATATTATCTGTAGGATCAACATTCCCGGCTTTTACCAAACAGGCTGTGGTATCATTAGAAAAAGGAAAAGAATTTGCTGACCTGACCAGCGAAGACCATAAAATTAACGACCAGTGGATGGTGATGTTCTGGTGGCCAAAAGACTTCACGTTTGTTTGCCCTACCGAGATTGCTGAATTCAACAAAAACTATGATGAGTTCAGAGACCGCGATGCGATGCTGATCGGTGCCTCTACCGACTCTGAATTTGTACACCTGGCTTGGCGACTGAACCACGAAGACCTTAACAAACTACGCTTCCCGATGTTGGCCGATACATCAAAATCACTGGCAGAAGAGCTGGGCATATTGGAAGCTAATGAGAAAGTGGCTTACCGAGTTACTTACATCGTGGATCCGCAGGGCATTATCCGTTGGGTAAGCCTAAACGACCTGAGCGTTGGCCGTAATGTAGCTGAAGTACTGCGCGTGCTGGATGCCCTGCAAACCGACGAACTATGCCCTTGCAACTGGAAAAAAGGCGAAGAAACGATCGCTGTTTAA